From Melospiza melodia melodia isolate bMelMel2 chromosome 19, bMelMel2.pri, whole genome shotgun sequence, one genomic window encodes:
- the ZNF335 gene encoding zinc finger protein 335 isoform X11, giving the protein MEENAVESSSDASSQAAREEPTESGLGVGSSVAVSADSSDAAAGHGLLSRAADSCVGQSSDSSGVSLEEVSESSSSTDAIPRIYLPDSSSIAQSTLVSSVSTVSQSIMVSESPQVLVHSSVITDGAIVVSDSTASTSSDLGSAIDKIIESTIGPDIIQSCIAVTSAEDGRAETTQYLILQGPDDGAPMVSQMATSALANSLAIEAVGDGPTSTCLDQPGPSEPSGQLEVLELPAQPNQAQEADGGEELDQPDLEALEEMMEVVVVQQFKCKMCQYKSVSKKTLINHMKERHFQPVGSALALKKGRPRKVGAVPKTEDEEAAEEEDDDIMDAGAIDDPEEDSDYNPAEDEPRGRLPKYGCTVATSSEERPRRRPGRPRKLLRLENMSQDMPEAGGEVEPLVTSQSTPSRELQNSEAASSSSLENGTSESLAEPGISQSDSENKDPSSNTGAEDADVIPRRRGRPSRRFLGKKYRKYMGRRYYYKSPKPLMRPYLCRICGSRFLTHDDLRFHVNSHEADDPQLFKCLQCSYRSRRWSSLKEHMFNHVGSKPYKCEECNYTSVYKKDVIRHSTVHSRDRKKRADPPPKLNSFPCPVCNRVYPMQKRLTQHMKTHSTEKPHMCDKCGKSFKKRYTFKMHLLTHIQAIANRRFKCEFCDYVCEDKKVLLNHQLSHMNDKPYKCSVCKYSTFREDFLVSHMAVKHTGGKPFACEFCHFTTKHKKNLRLHVQCRHADSFEEWAQRHPEEPPCRRRPFFTLQQIEELKQQHSQVQAPAEPEASPPAPLGPITCHTVQAVAGAEPSVLSQGSLEGATIIYEQDVAGSAELATQTALDLLLNMSTQRELATSSLQVAVVKPDDPGETPGSCELQAQEEEEAKVDSKEQQQKLVMLHMAEPGQTLVQEAYGEASLSGSELQQITIPFSGAAEYSIIAPISEEIQAPATLYSSEEESPVETSHTVVVSGAVMTEEALKDHSNHYIMSSSVPGSQFQAMEPLSGDAAFSSPAEGQEAEPAGIKWPVVQCVTSLAQNDSSLSPASEGHEVSSPKIKWPAIQGVAKKLTCKVSTAKKLSCKISTAKKFSCKICTAMFTGRAEMESHKRAHTGPSTFKCPDCPFTATLWPEVRSHMVQHANLRPHKCPHCSFASKNKKDLRRHMLTHTNEKPFACQVCGQRFNRNGHLKFHTQRLHSSEGKRPGPAAAQQTIILNSNEDTLATLHTALQAGQAVLAPEQLQQALGQEHILVAQEQSVTSQEEAAYIQEITTADGQTVQHLVTADNQVQYIIAQEGVPHLLPQEYVVVPEGHHIQVQDGQITHIQYEQGGQFLPESQIQYMPVSPEQQLVTQAQLEAAAHSAVSGTGEEHGREP; this is encoded by the exons ATGGAGGAGAATGCGGTGGAGAGCAGCAGCGACGCGAGCTCGCAGGCGGCGCGGGAGGAGCCCACCGAGAGCGGGCTGGGCGTCGGGAGCTCGGTGGCCGTGTCGGCGGACAGCAGCGATGCGGCCGCGGGGCACGGGCTCCTCTCCCGGGCCGCTGACTCCTGCGTGGGGCAGAGCTCCGACAGCAGCGGGGTCTCCTTG GAAGAGGTCTCAGAGAGCAGTTCCAGCACAGATGCCATTCCAAGGATTTACCTGCCAGACTCATCCTCTATTGCCCAATCCACCTTGGTCTCCAGTGTGTCCACTGTGAGCCAGTCCATCATGGTGTCAGAGTCCCCACAGGTCCTGGTGCACTCCAGTGTCATCACCGATGGAGCCATAGTTGTGTCAGACTCCACTGCATCCACTTCCTCCGACCTGGGTTCTGCCATTGACAAAATCATCGAGTCCACAATCGGGCCTGACATCATCCAGA GCTGCATCGCCGTGACCAGCGCAGAGGATGGAAGGGCAGAGACCACGCAGTACCTCATTCTGCAAGGCCCTGATGATG GTGCCCCCATGGTGTCCCAGATGGCCACTTCTGCTCTAGCCAATAGCTTGGCAATAGAGGCTGTTGGTGATGGACCTACCTCCACGTGCCTTGACCAGCCCGGCCCTTCAGAGCCCTCCGGGCAGTTGGAagtgctggagctgcctgcacaGCCAAACCAAGCCCAGGAGGCAGATGGTGGGGAGGAGCTGGACCAGCCAGACTTGGAGGCCCTGGAAGAGATGATGGAAGTGGTGGTGGTGCAGCAGTTCAAGTGCAAGATGTGTCAGTACAAGAGTGTCTCTAAGAAAACACTGATTAACCACATGAAAGAGCGTCACTTCCAGCCAG TGGGTTCAGCTCTGGCTTTGAAGAAGGGACGACCACGAAAGGTGGGAGCTGTTCCAAAGACTGAGGATGAGGAGGCCGCagaagaagaagatgatgatATTATGGATGCTGGTGCTATTGATGATCCTGAAG AGGACAGTGACTACAACCCAGCTGAGGATGAGCCCCGGGGGCGACTGCCCAAGTATGGCTGCACTGTCGCCACCTCCAGCGAGGAGAGGCCGCGTCGGCGCCCAGGGAGGCCCCGCAAGCTGCTTCGTCTGGAGAATATGTCCCAGGACATGCCTGAag caggaggggagGTGGAGCCCTTGGTGACGTCCCAGAGCACACCAAGCCGGGAGCTGCAGAACTCAGAAGCAGCCAGTTCCTCCAGCCTGGAGAATGGGACCAGTGAGAGCCTGGCAGAGCCTGGTATCAGCCAGTCTGACTCTGAGAACAAGGACCCTTCCTCCAACACCGGTGCTGAGGATGCAGACGTCATCCCCCGGCGGCGTGGGCGGCCCTCCCGCCGTTTCCTGGGCAAGAAATACCGCAAGTACATGGGGCGCAG gTACTACTACAAGTCCCCCAAGCCCCTGATGCGGCCCTACCTGTGTCGGATCTGCGGCTCGCGGTTCCTCACACACGATGACCTGCGCTTCCACGTCAACTCGCACGAGGCCGATGACCCGCAGCTCTTCAAGTGTCTTCAGTGCAGCTACCGCTCCCGGCGCTGGTCCTCCCTCAAG GAGCACATGTTCAACCATGTGGGCAGCAAGCCCTACAAGTGCGAGGAGTGCAATTACACCAGCGTGTACAAGAAGGATGTCATTCGGCACTCTACagtgcacagcagggacag GAAGAAGAGAGCTGATCCG CCACCAAAGCTGAACTCCTTCCCATGCCCTGTCTGCAACCGTGTCTACCCCATGCAGAAGAGGCTTACACAGCACATGAAGACACACAGTACAGAGAAACCACACATGTGTGACAAG TGCGGGAAGTCCTTTAAGAAGCGTTACACCTTCAAGATGCACCTGCTGACACACATCCAGGCCATTGCCAACCGCAG GTTCAAGTGTGAGTTCTGTGACTATGTCTGCGAGGACAAGAAGGTCCTGCTGAACCACCAGCTGTCACATATGAATGACAAGCCCTACAAGTGCAGTGTCTGCAAGTATTCCACTTTCCGGGAGGACTTCCTGGTCTCGCACATGGCAGTCAAGCACACAG gagggaagcCATTTGCTTGTGAGTTCTGCCACTTCACCACCAAGCACAAGAAGAACCTGCGGCTGCACGTGCAGTGCCGCCACGCCGACTCCTTCGAGGAGTGGGCACAGAGGCACCCTGAGGAGCCGccctgccgccgccgcccctTCTTCACCCTGCAGCAGATCGAGGAGctgaagcagcagcacagccaggtgcAGGCACCGGCTGAGCCAGAGGCCAGCCCACCG GCACCTCTCGGCCCCATCACTTGCCACACGGTCCAGGCTGTTGCGGGTGCAGAGCCCTCTGTTCTCTCACAAGGTTCCCTGGAAGGGGCCACCATCATCTATGAACAAG ATGTGGCTGGATCAGCAGAGCTGGCCACACAGACGGCCCTGGATCTCTTGCTGAACATGAGCACCCAGAGGGAGCTGGCCACCAGCTCGCTGCAG GTGGCAGTGGTGAAGCCAGATGATCCAGGAGAAACACCAGGCTCCTgtgagctgcaggcacaggaggaggaggaggcaaagGTGGACTCTAAGGAGCAGCAGCAAAAGTTggtgatgctacacatggcagaGCCTGGGCAGACACTTGTGCAGGAGGCTTATGGGGAAGCAAGCCTGAGtggctcagagctgcagcagatcACCATCCCCTTcagtggagcagcagagtacagCATCATTGCACCCATCAGCGAGGAGATCCAGGCTCCTGCCACACTGTACAG CAGTGAGGAGGAGAGTCCTGTGGAGACCTCCCACACAGTTGTGGTGAGCGGGGCTGTGATGACAGAGGAGGCACTGAAGGACCACAGCAATCACTACATCATGTCATCCAGTGTCCCAGGGAGCCAGTTCCAGGCCATGGAG CCCCTCAGTGGGGACGCTGCCTTCTCCTCACCTGCGGAGGGCCAGGAGGCAGAGCCCGCCGGCATCAAGTGGCCCGTGGTGCAGTGTGTCACCAGCCTGGCCCAGAACGACTCGTCTTTGTCCCCAGCCTCCGAGGGGCACGAAGTGTCATCCCCAAAGATCAAGTGGCCTGCAATCCAAGGCGTGGCCAAGAAGCTCACATGCAAGGTTTCCACAGCCAAGAAGCTCTCATGCAAGATTTCCACGGCCAAAAAGTTTTCATGCAAGATTTGCACAGCCATGTTCACAGGGAGAGCGGAGATGGAGAGTCACAAGAGAGCCCACACTGGGCCCAGCACTTTCAAGTGTCCCGACTGTCCCTTCACTGCCACACTCTGGCCAGAGGTCCGG AGCCACATGGTTCAGCATGCCAACCTCCGGCCACACAAGTGCCCCCACTGCAGCTTTGCCTCCAAGAACAAGAAGGACCTGCGCAGGCACATGCTGACCCACACCAATGAGAAGCCCTTCGCCTGCCAGGTCTGTGGGCAGAG GTTCAACCGTAATGGACACCTCAAGTTCCACACACAGCGTTTGCACAGCTCAGAGGGCAAAAGGCCAgggccagctgctgcccagcagaCCATCATCCTGAACAGCAACGAGGACACCCTGGCCACCCTACACA cagctctgcaggctggcCAGGCCGTGCTGGctcctgagcagctgcagcaggcccTGGGGCAGGAGCACATCCTTGTTGCACAGGAGCAGAGCGTCACCAGCCAG gaggaggCAGCCTACATCCAGGAGATCACAACTGCTGATGGACAGACAGTACAGCACTTAGTGACTGCTGACAACCAG GTTCAGTATATTATTGCCCAGGAAGGTGTCCCACACTTGCTTCCCCAAGAGTATGTTGTTGTTCCAGAGGGACATCACATCCAG GTACAGGATGGTCAGATCACCCACATCCAGTATGAGCAGGGTGGCCAGTTCCTCCCGGAGTCACAG ATCCAGTACATGCCTGTGTCACCGGAGCAGCAGCTCgtcacccaggcacagctggaagcAGCAGCACACTCGGCTGTCTCAG GGACAGGTGAGGAACATGGACGGGAGCCCTGA
- the ZNF335 gene encoding zinc finger protein 335 isoform X9 gives MEENAVESSSDASSQAAREEPTESGLGVGSSVAVSADSSDAAAGHGLLSRAADSCVGQSSDSSGVSLEEVSESSSSTDAIPRIYLPDSSSIAQSTLVSSVSTVSQSIMVSESPQVLVHSSVITDGAIVVSDSTASTSSDLGSAIDKIIESTIGPDIIQSCIAVTSAEDGRAETTQYLILQGPDDGAPMVSQMATSALANSLAIEAVGDGPTSTCLDQPGPSEPSGQLEVLELPAQPNQAQEADGGEELDQPDLEALEEMMEVVVVQQFKCKMCQYKSVSKKTLINHMKERHFQPVGSALALKKGRPRKVGAVPKTEDEEAAEEEDDDIMDAGAIDDPEEDSDYNPAEDEPRGRLPKYGCTVATSSEERPRRRPGRPRKLLRLENMSQDMPEGGEVEPLVTSQSTPSRELQNSEAASSSSLENGTSESLAEPGISQSDSENKDPSSNTGAEDADVIPRRRGRPSRRFLGKKYRKYYYKSPKPLMRPYLCRICGSRFLTHDDLRFHVNSHEADDPQLFKCLQCSYRSRRWSSLKEHMFNHVGSKPYKCEECNYTSVYKKDVIRHSTVHSRDRKKRADPPPKLNSFPCPVCNRVYPMQKRLTQHMKTHSTEKPHMCDKCGKSFKKRYTFKMHLLTHIQAIANRRFKCEFCDYVCEDKKVLLNHQLSHMNDKPYKCSVCKYSTFREDFLVSHMAVKHTGGKPFACEFCHFTTKHKKNLRLHVQCRHADSFEEWAQRHPEEPPCRRRPFFTLQQIEELKQQHSQVQAPAEPEASPPAPLGPITCHTVQAVAGAEPSVLSQGSLEGATIIYEQDVAGSAELATQTALDLLLNMSTQRELATSSLQVAVVKPDDPGETPGSCELQAQEEEEAKVDSKEQQQKLVMLHMAEPGQTLVQEAYGEASLSGSELQQITIPFSGAAEYSIIAPISEEIQAPATLYSEEESPVETSHTVVVSGAVMTEEALKDHSNHYIMSSSVPGSQFQAMEPLSGDAAFSSPAEGQEAEPAGIKWPVVQCVTSLAQNDSSLSPASEGHEVSSPKIKWPAIQGVAKKLTCKVSTAKKLSCKISTAKKFSCKICTAMFTGRAEMESHKRAHTGPSTFKCPDCPFTATLWPEVRSHMVQHANLRPHKCPHCSFASKNKKDLRRHMLTHTNEKPFACQVCGQRFNRNGHLKFHTQRLHSSEGKRPGPAAAQQTIILNSNEDTLATLHTALQAGQAVLAPEQLQQALGQEHILVAQEQSVTSQEEAAYIQEITTADGQTVQHLVTADNQVQYIIAQEGVPHLLPQEYVVVPEGHHIQVQDGQITHIQYEQGGQFLPESQIQYMPVSPEQQLVTQAQLEAAAHSAVSAVADAAMAQAQGVFTAEAAAEQMQQLQPAIHYDVITLSD, from the exons ATGGAGGAGAATGCGGTGGAGAGCAGCAGCGACGCGAGCTCGCAGGCGGCGCGGGAGGAGCCCACCGAGAGCGGGCTGGGCGTCGGGAGCTCGGTGGCCGTGTCGGCGGACAGCAGCGATGCGGCCGCGGGGCACGGGCTCCTCTCCCGGGCCGCTGACTCCTGCGTGGGGCAGAGCTCCGACAGCAGCGGGGTCTCCTTG GAAGAGGTCTCAGAGAGCAGTTCCAGCACAGATGCCATTCCAAGGATTTACCTGCCAGACTCATCCTCTATTGCCCAATCCACCTTGGTCTCCAGTGTGTCCACTGTGAGCCAGTCCATCATGGTGTCAGAGTCCCCACAGGTCCTGGTGCACTCCAGTGTCATCACCGATGGAGCCATAGTTGTGTCAGACTCCACTGCATCCACTTCCTCCGACCTGGGTTCTGCCATTGACAAAATCATCGAGTCCACAATCGGGCCTGACATCATCCAGA GCTGCATCGCCGTGACCAGCGCAGAGGATGGAAGGGCAGAGACCACGCAGTACCTCATTCTGCAAGGCCCTGATGATG GTGCCCCCATGGTGTCCCAGATGGCCACTTCTGCTCTAGCCAATAGCTTGGCAATAGAGGCTGTTGGTGATGGACCTACCTCCACGTGCCTTGACCAGCCCGGCCCTTCAGAGCCCTCCGGGCAGTTGGAagtgctggagctgcctgcacaGCCAAACCAAGCCCAGGAGGCAGATGGTGGGGAGGAGCTGGACCAGCCAGACTTGGAGGCCCTGGAAGAGATGATGGAAGTGGTGGTGGTGCAGCAGTTCAAGTGCAAGATGTGTCAGTACAAGAGTGTCTCTAAGAAAACACTGATTAACCACATGAAAGAGCGTCACTTCCAGCCAG TGGGTTCAGCTCTGGCTTTGAAGAAGGGACGACCACGAAAGGTGGGAGCTGTTCCAAAGACTGAGGATGAGGAGGCCGCagaagaagaagatgatgatATTATGGATGCTGGTGCTATTGATGATCCTGAAG AGGACAGTGACTACAACCCAGCTGAGGATGAGCCCCGGGGGCGACTGCCCAAGTATGGCTGCACTGTCGCCACCTCCAGCGAGGAGAGGCCGCGTCGGCGCCCAGGGAGGCCCCGCAAGCTGCTTCGTCTGGAGAATATGTCCCAGGACATGCCTGAag gaggggagGTGGAGCCCTTGGTGACGTCCCAGAGCACACCAAGCCGGGAGCTGCAGAACTCAGAAGCAGCCAGTTCCTCCAGCCTGGAGAATGGGACCAGTGAGAGCCTGGCAGAGCCTGGTATCAGCCAGTCTGACTCTGAGAACAAGGACCCTTCCTCCAACACCGGTGCTGAGGATGCAGACGTCATCCCCCGGCGGCGTGGGCGGCCCTCCCGCCGTTTCCTGGGCAAGAAATACCGCAA gTACTACTACAAGTCCCCCAAGCCCCTGATGCGGCCCTACCTGTGTCGGATCTGCGGCTCGCGGTTCCTCACACACGATGACCTGCGCTTCCACGTCAACTCGCACGAGGCCGATGACCCGCAGCTCTTCAAGTGTCTTCAGTGCAGCTACCGCTCCCGGCGCTGGTCCTCCCTCAAG GAGCACATGTTCAACCATGTGGGCAGCAAGCCCTACAAGTGCGAGGAGTGCAATTACACCAGCGTGTACAAGAAGGATGTCATTCGGCACTCTACagtgcacagcagggacag GAAGAAGAGAGCTGATCCG CCACCAAAGCTGAACTCCTTCCCATGCCCTGTCTGCAACCGTGTCTACCCCATGCAGAAGAGGCTTACACAGCACATGAAGACACACAGTACAGAGAAACCACACATGTGTGACAAG TGCGGGAAGTCCTTTAAGAAGCGTTACACCTTCAAGATGCACCTGCTGACACACATCCAGGCCATTGCCAACCGCAG GTTCAAGTGTGAGTTCTGTGACTATGTCTGCGAGGACAAGAAGGTCCTGCTGAACCACCAGCTGTCACATATGAATGACAAGCCCTACAAGTGCAGTGTCTGCAAGTATTCCACTTTCCGGGAGGACTTCCTGGTCTCGCACATGGCAGTCAAGCACACAG gagggaagcCATTTGCTTGTGAGTTCTGCCACTTCACCACCAAGCACAAGAAGAACCTGCGGCTGCACGTGCAGTGCCGCCACGCCGACTCCTTCGAGGAGTGGGCACAGAGGCACCCTGAGGAGCCGccctgccgccgccgcccctTCTTCACCCTGCAGCAGATCGAGGAGctgaagcagcagcacagccaggtgcAGGCACCGGCTGAGCCAGAGGCCAGCCCACCG GCACCTCTCGGCCCCATCACTTGCCACACGGTCCAGGCTGTTGCGGGTGCAGAGCCCTCTGTTCTCTCACAAGGTTCCCTGGAAGGGGCCACCATCATCTATGAACAAG ATGTGGCTGGATCAGCAGAGCTGGCCACACAGACGGCCCTGGATCTCTTGCTGAACATGAGCACCCAGAGGGAGCTGGCCACCAGCTCGCTGCAG GTGGCAGTGGTGAAGCCAGATGATCCAGGAGAAACACCAGGCTCCTgtgagctgcaggcacaggaggaggaggaggcaaagGTGGACTCTAAGGAGCAGCAGCAAAAGTTggtgatgctacacatggcagaGCCTGGGCAGACACTTGTGCAGGAGGCTTATGGGGAAGCAAGCCTGAGtggctcagagctgcagcagatcACCATCCCCTTcagtggagcagcagagtacagCATCATTGCACCCATCAGCGAGGAGATCCAGGCTCCTGCCACACTGTACAG TGAGGAGGAGAGTCCTGTGGAGACCTCCCACACAGTTGTGGTGAGCGGGGCTGTGATGACAGAGGAGGCACTGAAGGACCACAGCAATCACTACATCATGTCATCCAGTGTCCCAGGGAGCCAGTTCCAGGCCATGGAG CCCCTCAGTGGGGACGCTGCCTTCTCCTCACCTGCGGAGGGCCAGGAGGCAGAGCCCGCCGGCATCAAGTGGCCCGTGGTGCAGTGTGTCACCAGCCTGGCCCAGAACGACTCGTCTTTGTCCCCAGCCTCCGAGGGGCACGAAGTGTCATCCCCAAAGATCAAGTGGCCTGCAATCCAAGGCGTGGCCAAGAAGCTCACATGCAAGGTTTCCACAGCCAAGAAGCTCTCATGCAAGATTTCCACGGCCAAAAAGTTTTCATGCAAGATTTGCACAGCCATGTTCACAGGGAGAGCGGAGATGGAGAGTCACAAGAGAGCCCACACTGGGCCCAGCACTTTCAAGTGTCCCGACTGTCCCTTCACTGCCACACTCTGGCCAGAGGTCCGG AGCCACATGGTTCAGCATGCCAACCTCCGGCCACACAAGTGCCCCCACTGCAGCTTTGCCTCCAAGAACAAGAAGGACCTGCGCAGGCACATGCTGACCCACACCAATGAGAAGCCCTTCGCCTGCCAGGTCTGTGGGCAGAG GTTCAACCGTAATGGACACCTCAAGTTCCACACACAGCGTTTGCACAGCTCAGAGGGCAAAAGGCCAgggccagctgctgcccagcagaCCATCATCCTGAACAGCAACGAGGACACCCTGGCCACCCTACACA cagctctgcaggctggcCAGGCCGTGCTGGctcctgagcagctgcagcaggcccTGGGGCAGGAGCACATCCTTGTTGCACAGGAGCAGAGCGTCACCAGCCAG gaggaggCAGCCTACATCCAGGAGATCACAACTGCTGATGGACAGACAGTACAGCACTTAGTGACTGCTGACAACCAG GTTCAGTATATTATTGCCCAGGAAGGTGTCCCACACTTGCTTCCCCAAGAGTATGTTGTTGTTCCAGAGGGACATCACATCCAG GTACAGGATGGTCAGATCACCCACATCCAGTATGAGCAGGGTGGCCAGTTCCTCCCGGAGTCACAG ATCCAGTACATGCCTGTGTCACCGGAGCAGCAGCTCgtcacccaggcacagctggaagcAGCAGCACACTCGGCTGTCTCAG cagTGGCGGATGCGGCCATGGCCCAGGCCCAGGGCGTGTTCACGGCCGAGGCAGCAGCGGAGCagatgcagcagctgcagccggcCATCCACTACGATGTCATCACGCTGTCGGACTAG